One stretch of Armigeres subalbatus isolate Guangzhou_Male chromosome 2, GZ_Asu_2, whole genome shotgun sequence DNA includes these proteins:
- the LOC134216048 gene encoding uncharacterized protein LOC134216048 gives MRNLQQPPTEAQQQKTHCLKTSIVQTPAKAILAILNRPFRRGIKRSNMATRPVTDRSPASSSGHLLFNGIIEDPDPEHHDAPPPHASIRHQQQHRFANLQITNINKLAPNLISTN, from the exons ATGCGGAACCTCCAACAGCCACCGACCGAGGCACAGCAACAGAAAACCCATTGTCTGAAGACGTCTATTGTCCAGACCCCTGCCAAAGCAATACTCGCCATTTTGAATCGGCCATTCCGCCGAGGCATCAAGCGCTCCAACATGGCAACGCGCCCCGTCACCGACCGTTCCCCAGCTTCAAGCAGTGGCCACTTGCTGTTCAACGGAATCATCGAGGATCCGGATCCCGAGCATCACGATGCTCCCCCCCCCCACGCAA GTATTCGCCACCAGCAGCAACACCGATTCGCAAATCTTCAAATTACAAATATAAACAAACTC GCACCGAACTTGATTTCAACTAATTAG